A stretch of the Duncaniella dubosii genome encodes the following:
- a CDS encoding FtsW/RodA/SpoVE family cell cycle protein: MSVESPSLQVDEQQSTVKPKAVAKADKHIWGIFIALCIISTIELYSASSREVASSSIGVMGPIIRHLVMLGGGALIVWFLSKRHYSEFIPLTLGFAAVSVVMMVYVMFFGEIVNGARRSLTILGIGIYPAEMVKLSAVLLIALVMSWNPNTQKVGVTSKAVVYSGIIVLFLSGLLIEQGLTNTLLLLSISYSMMIVGGVRLVHLLVLTVAYAACGGVFILYLLLSEPKDIPADADQKVEMIDGKEKKNPTRLDTWIARLQRHGQDSVPKWEIPATGKNRQEILSYMAQANGGIYGVGPGNSREASRLPLAFSDYIFAIIVEELGLIGGIVVLVLYLWLLGRALGIASHCNRTYPALVVIGMAIMIVFQALFHMGIVSGFFPVSGQPLPLLSKGGTSIAVTAIAFGIMLSISRTATRQGSRKQDIRDEIDALPEQFDAENQMQL; the protein is encoded by the coding sequence GTGTCAGTCGAATCTCCCTCCCTTCAGGTCGATGAGCAGCAGTCAACGGTGAAACCTAAAGCTGTCGCCAAGGCCGACAAACATATCTGGGGCATATTCATAGCCCTGTGCATCATATCTACGATAGAACTCTACAGTGCTTCCTCGCGTGAGGTCGCAAGTTCGTCGATAGGTGTGATGGGGCCTATCATACGTCATCTTGTAATGCTCGGTGGCGGCGCTCTGATTGTCTGGTTCTTGTCGAAACGTCATTACTCGGAGTTCATCCCACTCACACTCGGCTTTGCCGCTGTCAGTGTGGTCATGATGGTCTACGTGATGTTTTTCGGTGAGATTGTCAATGGTGCGCGCCGGTCGCTTACGATTTTAGGCATAGGCATCTATCCGGCCGAGATGGTCAAATTGTCGGCGGTGTTGCTTATAGCCCTCGTCATGTCGTGGAATCCGAACACACAGAAAGTGGGAGTTACCTCAAAGGCCGTTGTCTACTCCGGAATCATAGTCCTGTTTCTCAGCGGTCTGCTGATTGAACAGGGTCTTACCAACACATTGCTGCTGCTGTCTATCAGCTATTCGATGATGATTGTCGGAGGAGTGAGGCTCGTACACCTCTTGGTGCTGACTGTCGCCTATGCAGCCTGTGGCGGTGTGTTTATATTATATCTGCTTCTGAGCGAGCCGAAAGATATTCCGGCAGATGCTGACCAGAAGGTTGAAATGATTGACGGAAAGGAGAAGAAAAATCCGACCCGTCTTGACACATGGATTGCCCGCTTGCAGCGACATGGACAGGATTCTGTCCCTAAATGGGAGATTCCTGCTACCGGCAAGAACCGTCAGGAAATACTTTCATATATGGCTCAGGCCAACGGTGGCATCTATGGTGTCGGCCCGGGCAATTCGCGTGAAGCCTCACGGTTGCCGCTGGCTTTTTCCGACTATATATTTGCTATTATCGTTGAGGAGCTGGGGCTGATCGGTGGTATTGTGGTTTTGGTCCTGTATCTGTGGCTGCTCGGACGCGCCTTGGGGATAGCTTCGCATTGCAATCGCACTTACCCCGCTCTTGTGGTCATCGGAATGGCTATCATGATTGTGTTTCAGGCTCTGTTCCACATGGGCATTGTCAGCGGCTTTTTCCCGGTGTCGGGTCAGCCTTTGCCCTTGCTTTCGAAGGGCGGAACTTCGATTGCGGTCACTGCTATAGCATTCGGAATAATGCTTTCGATAAGCCGGACAGCCACACGGCAGGGCAGCAGGAAACAGGATATCCGCGATGAGATTGACGCTCTCCCCGAACAGTTTGATGCAGAAAATCAGATGCAGCTGTGA
- the murG gene encoding undecaprenyldiphospho-muramoylpentapeptide beta-N-acetylglucosaminyltransferase, with protein sequence MTDSRNKGDGSRAVERVLISGGGTGGHIFPALSIANAIRRRYPDADILFVGAQGRMEMERVPAAGYPIEGLPVAGFDRKRLWRNFGVLIKLWKSLRKARRIVREFKPDIAIGVGGYASGPVLKQAQKQGIPTLLQEQNSYAGVTNKLLARKANAICVAYDGMERFFPADVIIKTGNPVRADLDGCKLSQREAKVKLGFDGDRPLILSVGGSLGARTVNEAIAVSLPMLHDKGISLLWQTGRYGEKEFQSKAAGYDNVKAMTFISDMATAYRAADLVVSRAGAGTISELQNLSKACILIPSPNVAEDHQRHNAEALSTKGAAVMILDADAVRDLPSTIAELIAEPEKREALSHEISKMALKNADEMIVDRIKEIIGR encoded by the coding sequence ATGACAGATTCAAGGAATAAAGGTGACGGAAGTCGCGCCGTGGAACGGGTATTGATTTCAGGCGGCGGGACTGGCGGCCATATTTTCCCGGCTCTTTCGATAGCGAATGCCATCAGGCGGCGCTATCCAGATGCTGACATCCTTTTTGTCGGTGCACAAGGCCGCATGGAGATGGAGCGAGTCCCGGCAGCCGGCTATCCTATCGAGGGTTTGCCTGTGGCCGGATTTGACCGCAAGCGCCTGTGGCGTAACTTCGGGGTGTTGATTAAACTGTGGAAGTCGCTTCGCAAGGCCCGCCGGATTGTCCGTGAGTTCAAGCCTGACATTGCAATCGGTGTCGGAGGCTATGCGAGCGGTCCGGTATTGAAACAGGCTCAGAAGCAGGGTATTCCTACTCTTCTGCAGGAACAGAATTCGTATGCCGGAGTGACCAACAAACTTCTCGCACGGAAGGCAAATGCAATATGCGTGGCCTACGACGGTATGGAGCGCTTCTTTCCGGCCGATGTTATAATCAAGACCGGAAATCCTGTGCGTGCCGATCTTGACGGATGTAAGCTGTCGCAGCGCGAAGCGAAAGTCAAACTTGGCTTCGATGGCGACCGTCCGTTGATTCTTTCAGTTGGCGGAAGTCTTGGCGCGCGCACCGTAAACGAGGCTATCGCGGTTTCGCTTCCGATGCTTCACGACAAAGGTATAAGTCTTCTGTGGCAGACCGGCCGATATGGCGAAAAAGAGTTTCAGTCGAAGGCCGCCGGTTATGACAATGTCAAAGCCATGACCTTTATTTCGGATATGGCTACCGCCTACCGTGCAGCCGATCTGGTCGTGTCGCGAGCCGGAGCAGGGACGATTTCAGAACTTCAGAATCTTTCAAAGGCTTGTATCCTTATCCCTTCGCCGAATGTGGCTGAGGATCATCAGCGGCATAATGCCGAGGCTCTGTCGACCAAGGGTGCGGCCGTAATGATACTTGATGCGGACGCTGTCCGTGATTTGCCATCGACTATCGCAGAACTTATCGCCGAGCCGGAAAAACGTGAGGCTCTTAGCCATGAAATATCCAAAATGGCTTTAAAAAATGCCGACGAGATGATAGTCGACAGGATAAAGGAAATTATTGGGAGATAA
- the murC gene encoding UDP-N-acetylmuramate--L-alanine ligase — translation MNKDLTNIQNIYFVGAGGIGMAALERYFLAKGKNVAGYDRTSTALTDELCSEGVEISFDESIDSIPNDFRNPDTTLVVYTPAVPDSLPILEYFRANGFDVLKRAAVLGLITRSSRSLCFAGTHGKTTTSSMAAHILKSGSVGCNAFLGGELINYGTNFLISPSSDFSVIEADEFDRSFHHLTPYVAVITATDPDHLDIYGDEAAYLESFAHFTELIRPGGSLVIHEDLKLKPRPQEGVRVLTYSRDKGDFHATYIRREPGNITFDIVTPRGTIRNVNLGVPVEVNIENAVAAVAAVCLTNAWEPEVIREAISSYRGTKRRFETHLKEDNGAGHVIIDDYAHHPEEIRKSIESVKALYPGRRLTVAFQPHLYSRTRDFAAEFADALSAADSLVLLDIYPAREAPIAGVSSRIIFDNVKCEDKSLISKEKLVETLKNRNFDILLTLGAGDINTYIPQIIGSLKE, via the coding sequence ATGAATAAAGACTTGACCAACATACAGAATATATATTTTGTCGGTGCGGGTGGCATCGGCATGGCGGCTCTCGAACGTTATTTTCTTGCCAAAGGTAAAAATGTCGCCGGATATGACCGTACATCGACAGCCTTGACCGACGAGTTGTGCAGTGAAGGTGTCGAGATTTCATTTGACGAAAGTATCGATTCCATTCCGAATGATTTCCGCAATCCTGATACGACACTTGTGGTCTACACTCCCGCTGTGCCTGACAGTCTTCCGATTCTTGAATACTTCCGGGCTAACGGATTCGATGTGCTGAAACGTGCCGCTGTCCTCGGACTCATCACCCGTTCGTCACGCTCACTTTGTTTCGCGGGAACTCACGGCAAGACCACCACTTCATCAATGGCCGCACATATCCTTAAGAGCGGTTCGGTCGGATGCAATGCTTTCCTTGGTGGAGAACTCATCAACTATGGAACAAATTTCCTCATCAGTCCGTCGTCGGATTTCAGCGTTATTGAGGCCGACGAGTTTGACAGGTCTTTCCATCATCTTACGCCTTATGTGGCTGTGATTACAGCTACCGATCCTGATCATCTTGATATATATGGCGATGAGGCTGCCTACCTTGAAAGTTTCGCCCATTTCACCGAGCTTATCCGTCCCGGAGGGTCTCTTGTGATCCATGAGGATCTTAAATTGAAACCGAGACCGCAGGAGGGAGTCAGAGTCCTGACTTATTCGCGTGACAAGGGCGATTTCCATGCCACATATATCCGTCGTGAACCCGGCAACATCACTTTTGATATAGTAACCCCGAGAGGCACTATCCGCAACGTGAACCTCGGAGTTCCCGTCGAGGTGAATATCGAGAATGCGGTAGCGGCTGTGGCTGCGGTCTGTCTTACCAATGCGTGGGAACCCGAAGTGATCCGCGAGGCCATAAGCTCATATCGCGGAACCAAGCGCCGTTTTGAGACACATCTGAAGGAAGATAACGGTGCCGGTCATGTCATTATCGACGATTATGCGCATCATCCCGAAGAAATCAGAAAATCCATTGAGTCAGTCAAAGCACTCTATCCGGGCCGCAGACTGACAGTCGCATTCCAGCCCCATCTCTATTCCCGCACACGGGATTTTGCTGCTGAATTTGCCGATGCGCTGTCGGCCGCCGATTCGCTTGTGCTGCTCGACATTTATCCCGCACGGGAGGCTCCGATTGCCGGTGTAAGCTCTCGAATCATCTTTGACAATGTTAAATGTGAGGATAAAAGCTTAATTAGCAAAGAAAAATTGGTGGAAACGTTGAAAAATCGTAACTTTGACATCCTACTAACCCTTGGAGCCGGAGATATCAACACTTATATTCCTCAAATTATTGGCTCATTGAAAGAATAA
- a CDS encoding cell division protein FtsQ/DivIB, translating into MSDYIKAIFSLMLVVYLIVALSMTVGEADTQLCRAFEISVEDSDGGRSFVTAGELVRELDSLPEKAPGMALANINTQEIRKHLLDLDKIEDVEVLRMTDGTIRIKAVPIIPIARVFDAGSSYYINKAGKKVGADARYHKDVPLIEGRFDYPDSTFTSESLLPLLSYISNDSVWNSYISMIKVKSPTDIILVPVIREHVINIGAPEGFDDKFERLKRFYREVLPQQGWEKYDTLTLKWKGQLVASKRRRATQKVPVVHYDDDETVDMGTMLAGEGVAPGQTVPGVKAHSEKPIPARQKY; encoded by the coding sequence ATGTCCGACTATATTAAGGCCATATTCTCATTGATGCTTGTCGTCTATCTCATTGTCGCACTTTCCATGACAGTGGGCGAGGCCGATACTCAGCTTTGTCGAGCCTTTGAAATATCGGTCGAGGACAGCGACGGCGGCCGCAGCTTCGTGACTGCCGGTGAGCTTGTCCGTGAACTTGACTCCCTCCCGGAGAAAGCTCCCGGAATGGCTCTTGCCAATATAAATACACAGGAGATACGCAAGCATCTGCTCGACCTTGACAAGATTGAGGATGTGGAGGTGTTGCGTATGACCGACGGAACCATACGCATCAAGGCTGTGCCGATTATACCGATTGCCCGTGTCTTTGATGCCGGAAGTTCATATTATATCAACAAGGCCGGAAAGAAGGTCGGCGCCGATGCGCGCTATCACAAGGATGTTCCCCTGATTGAAGGCCGTTTTGATTACCCTGACTCGACTTTTACATCGGAATCGTTGCTCCCTTTGCTCAGCTACATATCCAACGATTCGGTATGGAACTCCTACATTTCGATGATAAAGGTCAAGTCTCCGACCGATATCATACTTGTCCCGGTCATCCGCGAACATGTCATCAACATCGGCGCGCCCGAAGGATTCGATGATAAGTTTGAACGGCTTAAGAGATTCTACAGAGAGGTGCTTCCCCAGCAGGGCTGGGAGAAATATGACACTCTCACTTTGAAATGGAAAGGGCAGCTTGTCGCCTCCAAGCGCAGGCGTGCCACTCAGAAAGTTCCCGTCGTCCACTACGACGATGACGAGACGGTCGATATGGGAACTATGCTTGCAGGCGAAGGGGTAGCACCCGGACAGACTGTCCCCGGCGTGAAGGCTCATTCTGAAAAGCCTATCCCGGCAAGACAGAAATACTAA
- a CDS encoding cell division FtsA domain-containing protein, with product MEDKYIVALEIGSSKIKGAIGTVDASGTLSVKTVEEERLIDSVRYGCILNVLETATAIRTVLNRLEQREPQRKITGVYVAVGGRSLMSQEIEIERSLSSEMEITNALINDITDEALSNQLHERTIVGVSPKEFRVDNFPAPRVVGMFGSHISARLNLISCRDQLMRKLNMVLDERLHITINDLFVRPLAEADLVLYPEEKRQGCMFVDCGADTTTVAIYKNGVLMYLSTIPMGSRHITRDITALNILEERAEDLKIQGGNALTNSDSSNMVHNVAGVDFVQINNYVAARAGEIVANVNEQIKYAGLSPDKLPGGIVLVGRGAKLNGFDRRLANITTMNVRFGSPTNRIRILDGRLNGSDHVDVISILAAAAKEKNVCECMERIMPEYSYASASQHQPVQPVSEPAQPYQQPAYQQPQQPQPAQYQPAYQPQPVSQPAPAPYQQPQQQPYQQPVQQPVQQPQYQPVQQPQPIPQSAPYQPAYQPAQPQYQQPQQPIPQQPMTGGYPYQAGQQPYQAPQTPDNPYRTQARNITAAEAPAKPAAEQQQSRNWFSRKLGALRDRAVSLMTEPVEDDDPDNDN from the coding sequence ATGGAAGATAAATATATAGTGGCTCTCGAAATCGGGAGTTCGAAAATAAAAGGAGCGATAGGCACGGTAGATGCATCAGGGACGTTGAGTGTGAAGACTGTCGAGGAGGAACGGCTCATTGACAGTGTCCGCTATGGCTGCATCCTCAATGTCCTTGAAACTGCAACTGCCATACGCACTGTGCTTAATCGTTTGGAGCAGCGTGAACCTCAGCGCAAAATAACGGGGGTCTACGTGGCGGTCGGAGGTCGTTCGCTCATGTCGCAGGAAATAGAGATCGAACGCAGTCTGTCGTCAGAAATGGAGATAACAAATGCATTGATCAACGATATAACGGATGAGGCTCTCAGCAACCAGCTTCATGAACGTACGATCGTCGGAGTGTCTCCGAAAGAATTTCGTGTCGACAACTTCCCTGCGCCCAGAGTGGTCGGCATGTTCGGATCCCACATATCGGCACGTCTCAATCTGATCAGCTGTCGCGACCAGCTTATGCGAAAGCTCAATATGGTGCTTGACGAGCGTCTGCATATCACTATCAATGATTTATTTGTCCGTCCTCTTGCCGAAGCAGACCTTGTGCTTTATCCGGAGGAGAAGCGACAGGGATGTATGTTTGTCGACTGCGGGGCAGATACGACAACTGTCGCCATCTACAAGAACGGTGTGCTGATGTATCTGTCGACAATTCCTATGGGATCACGTCATATAACCCGCGATATAACAGCACTCAATATTCTTGAAGAGCGTGCAGAGGATCTGAAGATTCAAGGTGGCAATGCGCTTACCAATTCCGATTCCTCTAATATGGTCCATAATGTGGCCGGAGTTGATTTCGTTCAGATAAACAACTATGTGGCCGCCCGCGCAGGAGAGATTGTGGCAAATGTCAACGAACAGATAAAATATGCCGGACTTAGTCCCGATAAGCTTCCCGGAGGCATAGTCCTTGTGGGGCGTGGGGCGAAGCTCAACGGTTTCGACCGTCGTCTTGCGAACATCACGACCATGAATGTTCGCTTCGGCTCTCCGACCAATCGAATCCGTATTCTTGACGGTCGTCTCAACGGTTCGGATCATGTCGATGTCATATCAATACTTGCAGCTGCTGCAAAAGAAAAAAATGTGTGTGAGTGTATGGAACGCATCATGCCGGAATATTCATATGCTTCCGCATCGCAGCATCAGCCCGTGCAACCTGTATCGGAACCTGCTCAGCCCTATCAACAACCGGCCTATCAGCAGCCACAGCAACCACAGCCTGCACAATATCAGCCGGCCTATCAGCCGCAACCGGTTTCGCAGCCTGCTCCGGCTCCATACCAGCAGCCTCAGCAACAGCCTTATCAGCAACCGGTCCAGCAACCTGTGCAGCAGCCGCAATATCAGCCGGTACAGCAGCCGCAACCGATACCACAGTCTGCACCATATCAGCCGGCCTATCAGCCAGCTCAACCCCAATATCAGCAGCCTCAACAACCGATACCTCAGCAACCGATGACTGGCGGTTATCCTTATCAGGCCGGACAGCAGCCTTATCAGGCACCTCAGACTCCGGATAATCCCTATCGTACGCAGGCGCGTAACATTACGGCTGCCGAAGCTCCTGCAAAACCGGCTGCCGAACAACAGCAGAGCAGGAACTGGTTTTCCAGAAAGCTGGGGGCGCTTCGTGACCGTGCGGTATCACTCATGACAGAACCTGTCGAAGATGATGATCCCGACAATGACAACTAA
- the ftsZ gene encoding cell division protein FtsZ, whose translation MAPDLACNIMAIGVGGGGNNAVNHMYVQGIKSVSFVNINTDRQALCHSQVPHTLEIGDGLGAGNKPEKARDFAEESAEEIAALFDDQTKMVFITAGMGGGTGTGAAPVVARIAKQRGLLTIGIVTIPFLFEGQKKIKKAIAGADEMAKHVDALLVINNERLGEIYGDLDFLNAFGKADDTLSIAARSISELITCNGLINLDFNDVDSTLRDGGAAIISTGYGEGEERVTKAIRDALNSPLLKNRDILGSKKLLFNLYFNPNAEEKFLMSETREITDFIGSITTDVDVIWGVGFDENLGNGVKMTILASGFDVTLREEEEELMANGMSGFGFGGGKPGGRPATTTPPPAPAKSGIQTAPAAPAVAPKVNTPNPSEITDERLAEEYGLTKIKDLTEGKDRTSTIILGLDQLDDDAICDILEKYPTYKRDRKIVESVRTGMSEYVGSHTPSPVQQGGSAGMTVVFG comes from the coding sequence ATGGCACCTGACCTTGCATGCAATATAATGGCTATCGGTGTGGGCGGTGGCGGTAACAATGCCGTCAACCACATGTATGTACAGGGCATTAAAAGTGTCTCGTTTGTCAATATCAATACAGACCGTCAGGCTCTATGTCATTCGCAGGTTCCCCACACTCTTGAAATCGGCGACGGACTCGGCGCAGGCAACAAGCCTGAGAAGGCCCGCGATTTTGCCGAGGAGAGTGCCGAAGAGATTGCAGCCTTGTTTGACGACCAGACAAAAATGGTGTTTATCACCGCCGGTATGGGTGGTGGCACGGGGACAGGTGCCGCTCCCGTGGTCGCACGTATTGCCAAGCAGCGCGGTCTGCTTACAATCGGCATCGTGACAATCCCCTTCCTTTTCGAAGGTCAGAAAAAAATTAAGAAGGCTATTGCCGGAGCTGACGAGATGGCAAAGCATGTCGATGCCCTCCTCGTCATAAACAACGAACGGCTCGGTGAGATATACGGCGATCTTGATTTCCTGAACGCGTTCGGCAAGGCCGATGACACTCTCTCGATTGCCGCACGTTCAATCTCGGAACTTATCACTTGCAACGGGCTCATCAACCTTGACTTCAACGACGTTGACTCGACTCTCCGCGACGGAGGTGCAGCAATCATCTCGACAGGTTACGGCGAAGGCGAGGAACGTGTCACCAAGGCTATCCGCGACGCTCTCAACTCACCGCTTCTGAAAAACCGCGACATACTCGGATCGAAGAAGCTCCTGTTCAATCTATATTTCAACCCCAACGCCGAGGAGAAGTTCCTCATGAGCGAGACCCGCGAAATCACAGACTTCATCGGCTCGATCACGACCGATGTCGATGTGATCTGGGGTGTCGGATTTGATGAAAACCTCGGCAACGGTGTTAAGATGACCATCCTTGCCTCAGGATTCGATGTCACTCTCCGTGAAGAGGAAGAAGAACTCATGGCAAACGGCATGAGCGGTTTCGGATTCGGCGGCGGTAAGCCAGGCGGACGTCCCGCAACCACGACTCCTCCTCCCGCACCTGCCAAGAGCGGTATTCAGACAGCTCCCGCAGCCCCGGCAGTTGCGCCTAAGGTCAATACACCTAATCCCTCTGAGATCACCGACGAGCGTCTTGCCGAGGAATATGGTCTGACAAAAATCAAAGACCTCACCGAAGGCAAGGACCGTACGTCGACGATAATTCTCGGTCTTGACCAGCTTGACGACGATGCTATCTGTGATATACTTGAAAAGTATCCTACCTACAAGCGAGACCGCAAGATTGTCGAGAGTGTCCGCACCGGCATGTCGGAATATGTTGGCTCTCACACACCCTCACCGGTGCAGCAGGGAGGGTCGGCAGGAATGACCGTTGTCTTCGGCTGA
- a CDS encoding glycoside hydrolase family 43 protein, with amino-acid sequence MSPEKRYLFPDDYMADPSVHVFNGKIYIYPSHDWECENIENDNGDQYVMKDMHVLTIDGNPMTDHVTDHGKALDIADIPWAGRQLWDCDCAEKDGKYYLYFPLKDKNDIFRIGVAISDRPEGPFIPQPDPIRGSYSIDICVFPDNGEYYLYFGGIWGGQLQRYRDNKALESACLPEGDEPALPSRCVRLTKDMLQFAEEPRPIVILDAEGNPLKADDPHRFFEASWVHKHNGKYYLSYSTGDSHLLCYAIGDNPYGPFVYQGVILTPVVGWTTHHSIIEYEGKWYLFHHDSVPSGGKSWLRSLKVCELTYDEEGHILPIDGGGDPYNE; translated from the coding sequence CTGTCTCCTGAAAAAAGATACCTGTTCCCGGATGACTACATGGCCGATCCGAGCGTCCACGTGTTCAACGGCAAAATCTATATCTATCCGTCACATGACTGGGAATGTGAAAACATCGAGAACGACAATGGTGACCAGTATGTCATGAAAGACATGCACGTCCTGACAATCGACGGCAATCCTATGACGGACCATGTGACAGACCACGGCAAAGCGCTCGATATCGCAGATATTCCGTGGGCAGGCCGACAGCTCTGGGATTGCGACTGCGCGGAAAAGGACGGGAAATACTATCTATATTTTCCACTAAAAGATAAGAACGACATATTCCGCATAGGCGTTGCAATAAGCGACCGTCCTGAAGGGCCGTTCATCCCACAACCCGACCCTATAAGGGGATCTTACTCGATAGATATCTGTGTTTTCCCTGACAATGGCGAATATTATCTCTACTTCGGCGGAATCTGGGGCGGACAGCTGCAACGCTACCGTGACAACAAGGCACTTGAATCAGCTTGCCTTCCCGAAGGTGACGAACCGGCGTTGCCCTCCCGCTGCGTACGTCTGACAAAAGACATGTTGCAGTTTGCCGAAGAACCGCGCCCGATAGTAATCCTCGACGCTGAGGGAAATCCGTTGAAAGCCGATGATCCCCACCGCTTCTTCGAAGCCTCGTGGGTTCACAAACACAATGGCAAATACTACCTCTCATATTCCACAGGCGACAGCCACCTGCTCTGCTATGCCATCGGAGACAACCCCTACGGACCATTTGTCTACCAAGGTGTCATCCTCACACCCGTTGTCGGATGGACAACACACCACTCCATCATCGAATATGAAGGCAAATGGTATCTTTTCCATCACGACAGTGTACCCTCCGGCGGTAAATCATGGTTACGCAGCCTAAAGGTCTGTGAACTTACTTACGATGAAGAAGGCCATATTCTCCCGATTGACGGAGGCGGCGACCCTTATAATGAGTAA
- a CDS encoding endo-1,4-beta-xylanase, whose product MRKFVLPVSTATLLFFSACATEKAEPTMKEYFANDFLIGAAINMNHVKGNDPKSDSIVRRHFNSIVAENCMKCEEIHPAEDTYFWDDADAFVDYGQRNNMAIIGHTLIWHSQLAPWFAVDSVGNPVAPEVLKQRMHDHITTVMTRYKGKIKGWDVVNEAIVEDGSYRKSPFYDILGEEFIPLAFQYAHEADPDAELYINDYAMNVPAKREAYVKLVNDMKSKGLRIDGIGMQAHMGMDYPDFNEFEKSIEAYASTGCNVMITEWDMSALPTVSRSANISDSIVYNTVFNPYPDGLPADLAERWNCRMDSVTDILLRHSDVISRVTAWGTHDGMSWKNNFPMKGRVEYPLLFDRDYNLKPFMENRLAESTAN is encoded by the coding sequence ATGAGAAAATTCGTCCTGCCAGTCTCTACAGCGACCTTACTATTCTTTTCGGCGTGCGCCACTGAGAAAGCCGAGCCGACGATGAAAGAATATTTTGCCAATGACTTCCTCATCGGGGCAGCCATCAACATGAACCATGTCAAAGGTAATGATCCTAAATCCGATTCAATCGTGCGCCGTCATTTCAATTCAATCGTGGCTGAAAACTGTATGAAGTGCGAGGAAATCCATCCTGCAGAGGATACTTATTTCTGGGATGATGCCGACGCATTCGTAGATTACGGACAGCGCAACAACATGGCAATAATCGGCCATACCCTGATATGGCATTCCCAGCTCGCCCCGTGGTTTGCAGTCGATTCCGTAGGCAATCCCGTAGCGCCTGAAGTGCTTAAACAGCGTATGCACGACCATATCACGACTGTCATGACCCGCTACAAAGGCAAGATAAAGGGTTGGGACGTGGTCAACGAAGCCATCGTCGAAGACGGCTCTTACCGCAAATCACCTTTCTATGATATTCTGGGTGAAGAGTTCATCCCGCTTGCATTCCAGTATGCCCACGAAGCCGACCCGGATGCGGAACTTTACATCAATGACTATGCCATGAACGTGCCGGCAAAGCGTGAAGCATACGTGAAACTTGTAAACGACATGAAGTCAAAAGGCCTCCGCATCGACGGCATAGGCATGCAGGCCCACATGGGAATGGATTATCCCGACTTCAATGAATTCGAGAAGTCGATCGAGGCCTATGCTTCGACAGGCTGCAATGTGATGATAACCGAATGGGACATGAGCGCTCTTCCGACCGTGAGCCGTAGCGCCAATATTTCTGACAGCATCGTCTACAACACAGTCTTCAATCCCTATCCTGACGGACTGCCCGCTGACCTTGCCGAAAGGTGGAACTGCCGGATGGACTCTGTGACCGACATACTTCTCCGCCACTCGGATGTCATATCAAGAGTAACGGCATGGGGCACACACGATGGCATGTCATGGAAAAACAATTTCCCGATGAAAGGACGTGTCGAGTATCCTCTGCTGTTTGACAGGGACTACAATCTAAAACCATTCATGGAAAACCGCCTCGCGGAATCCACTGCGAACTGA